A single region of the Nicotiana sylvestris chromosome 6, ASM39365v2, whole genome shotgun sequence genome encodes:
- the LOC104240191 gene encoding protein PARALOG OF AIPP2-like: MVSDPEDTGAAEIHPNKRIKTLTRVSPESSPSASDKGKSKLEVSDWENEWNCCGICLSESGHGTGTIIRGCIDCCDHYFCFVCIMEWSKVESRCPMCKRRFSTIRRPPKPPVFPSERVVNVPVRDQVYHYLGNATTGPQDLYDKVQCNVCHSTADDSLLLLCDLCDAAYHTYCVGLGATVPEGDWFCADCSLLKAEQAHGEIKTDCDTQASFGDHDLAEPARHVSICEIVRESYTPTASLDATDNSSRTDTGKQSTSQSSSIGLGSLRQNGVSRHATKFNARTLGHCRNVHDKIRTLREHWNGFRSGSLTFSSSKMSNANIAKQKPVRGSCSGERPLVSCSSQPMTSQSLDQNKLDSKGSIEVEKAWKMMNMAKAIEQGRDRNKSFLQASKHAVKKNTSCKKAGESSSRSGSLKIEQQQRAYIQNIGPGSQFQNHAFKLDSELEGSSGVDIGFSIACGPSYSELVSSKESQTSVQPDICHATNGLPQKNKLCAGSTHLISSVRSTSISTTVGDDKKNCSSSSSIVNPPQEKLKDEKTVIKNRGQVECDAKTEIQSHVKLNLKILCRDKKLEVGTFKQVARLATHSILAACGLEHRRPGISSLPECVCVHAEEVRNLRRSTLMPNSCRECFFLFVKNVVNTILLDNS; encoded by the exons ATGGTGTCCGACCCGGAAGATACCGGAGCTGCGGAAATTCATCCAAACAAACGGATCAAAACCCTAACCCGAGTTTCACCTGAATCTTCTCCGTCCGCCTCCGACAAAGGCAAATCAAAGCTCGAAGTTTCGGATTGGGAAAACGAATGGAATTGCTGTGGAATTTGCTTATCTGAAAGTGGACATGGCACGGGCACGATCATCAGAGGTTGTATCGATTGCTGCGaccattacttctgttttgtgtGTATAATGGAGTGGTCTAAGGTTGAGTCCAGATGTCCCATGTGTAAACGCCGTTTCTCCACCATCCGCCGCCCTCCGAAACCTCCCGTTTTCCCTTCCGAACGTGTTGTTAATGTTCCTGTCCGCGATCAG GTTTACCATTACCTTGGAAATGCAACAACTGGACCGCAGGATCTATACGACAAAGTGCAATGTAACGTGTGCCATAGCACGGCCGATGACAGTCTCCTGCTGTTGTGCGACCTTTGTGACGCTGCTTATCATACTTACTGTGTTGGCCTTGGTGCTACTGTACCCGAGGGTGATTGGTTTTGCGCAGACTGCTCACTTCTGAAGGCTGAACAGGCTCACGGTGAGATAAAAACTGATTGTGATACTCAAGCTAGTTTCGGTGACCATGATTTAGCAGAACCAGCAAGACACGTATCTATATGTGAAATTGTACGAGAGTCATACACTCCAACTGCTTCCTTGGATGCTACAGACAATTCATCTCGTACTGATACTGGAAAGCAAAGTACTTCTCAAAGCAGCTCGATTGGGTTAGGCTCGCTAAGACAAAATGGTGTTTCAAGACATGCCACTAAGTTCAATGCCAGAACACTGGGGCATTGCCGCAATGTCCATGATAAGATTCGCACATTGCGTGAACATTGGAATGGTTTTCGAAGTGGATCCTTGACATTCTCTTCTAGCAAAATGAGTAATGCTAATATTGCCAAACAAAAACCAGTGCGGGGCAGCTGTTCTGGTGAACGGCCTTTAGTATCTTGCTCGAGCCAACCAATGACATCACAGTCTCTTGATCAAAATAAACTGGACAGTAAAGGTTCAATAGAGGTGGAGAAGGCGTGGAAAATGATGAATATGGCCAAGGCAATAGAGCAAGGTCGTGACAGGAATAAAAGTTTCCTTCAGGCCTCAAAACATGCTGTTAAGAAGAATACTAGCTGCAAAAAAGCTGGTGAATCAAGCTCAAGGTCTGGCTCACTAAAGATCGAACAGCAGCAGCGCGCATATATTCAAAATATTGGACCAGGTAGTCAATTCCAGAATCATGCTTTTAAACTGGACAGTGAATTAGAAGGTTCTTCAGGTGTAGATATAGGTTTTTCAATAGCATGTGGACCATCATATAGTGAACTTGTATCTTCAAAGGAGTCTCAGACTTCAGTTCAGCCAGATATCTGTCACGCGACCAATGGACTACCGCAGAAGAATAAGTTGTGTGCTGGGTCCACACACTTGATTTCTTCTGTCAGGTCGACATCAATTTCTACCACTGTAGGTGATGACAAAAAGAACTGTTCTTCCTCGAGTAGCATTGTGAATCCTCCTCAAGAGAAACTCAAGGACGAAAAGACTGTCATTAAGAACAGAGGTCAGGTGGAATGTGATGCCAAGACTGAGATCCAGTCTCATGTGAAGCTCAACCTAAAAATTCTATGCAGAGATAAAAAGCTCG AAGTTGGTACATTTAAGCAAGTTGCAAGACTAGCCACTCACTCCATCTTAGCTGCGTGCGGTTTGGAGCATCGAAGACCTGGCATTTCTTCCCTTCCAGAATGTGTATGTGTCCACGCCGAGGAAGTTAGAAACCTCAGGAGATCTACTCTAATGCCTAATTCTTGCCGAGAATGTTTCTTTTTGTTTGTGAAGAATGTGGTGAATACTATACTGCTCGACAACAGCTGA